The Miscanthus floridulus cultivar M001 chromosome 17, ASM1932011v1, whole genome shotgun sequence genome has a window encoding:
- the LOC136516904 gene encoding receptor-like protein kinase HERK 1, which yields MDSTAVGVKLVVLALSVAIWVSGTCNADFTPADNYLINCGSTVDATVDQRVFVADTSGPAILTTPTPSTAATTSPNSVSGFDSAMLYQTARIFVVPSSYAFKLKSRGRHFVRLHFFPFKYQSYDLTTAMFKVSTQDVVLLDNFTAPSSSSPVFKEYSLNITRGMLVLTFVPLGNNTPAFVNAIEVISVPDDLITDSALNLEPVGQYLGLSTQPLQTFYRINVGGQKVTPENDTLWRTWVTDQSSFLNSTPTILHNFPGKLNFQNGLATEEDAPDSVYNTVRRLNSSMSNMTWQFDVDGRSSYLVRFHFCDIVSKAPYQLLFDVYVDSWSVVRDLDLSDKAFGNLAAPFYIDAVLLSSDPSGKLSVSIGPSTVKIAAPDGILNGLEIMKMNISTGSVSVVQPSLGGKSHLGVILGSVLGVVAAVVIAIVVWIFFRRKNKPHPPPTSRPSSSWTPLNDLSFLTTGSRTSRTTLTSGTSGDTSYRIPFVVLQDATNHFDEQMVIGVGGFGKVYKAVMQDGSKLAVKRGNQKSHQGLREFRTEIELLSGLRHRHLVSLIGYCDEHNEMILVYEYMEKGTLKSHLYGGDMPPLSWKKRLEICIGAARGLHYLHTGFAKSIIHRDVKSANILLDENLLAKVSDFGLSKVGPEFDQTHVSTAVKGSFGYLDPEYFRRQKLTDKSDVYSFGVVLLEVICARPVIDPTLPRDMINLAEWAIKWQKRGELDQIVDQRIAGTVRPEALRKFGETVEKCLAEYGVERPTMGDVLWNLEFVLQLQEAGPDMSNIDSMNQISELPSNANRVSSLDISTTDQSHMPIDYSEMSTSNAFSQLINAEGR from the coding sequence ATGGATAGCACAGCTGTTGGGGTCAAACTGGTTGTGCTAGCCCTTTCTGTGGCGATTTGGGTTTCTGGCACCTGCAATGCTGATTTCACCCCTGCAGACAACTACCTCATCAACTGTGGCTCCACGGTCGACGCGACTGTCGACCAGAGGGTCTTCGTGGCTGACACTTCTGGGCCGGCCATACTGACGACCCCGACTCCGAGCACCGCTGCGACCACCTCGCCGAATTCGGTATCGGGGTTTGACAGCGCCATGCTGTATCAGACTGCTAGGATATTCGTCGTGCCGTCGTCCTATGCCTTCAAGCTCAAGAGCCGTGGCCGGCATTTTGTCCGCCTTCACTTCTTCCCATTCAAATACCAGAGCTATGATCTCACCACGGCAATGTTCAAGGTGTCCACGCAGGACGTTGTGCTCCTTGACAATTTCACTGCGCCCAGTAGTTCTTCGCCGGTGTTCAAGGAGTATTCCCTCAACATTACCAGGGGCATGCTCGTCCTGACATTTGTGCCTCTTGGGAACAACACGCCGGCCTTCGTCAATGCTATCGAGGTCATTTCTGTCCCTGATGATCTCATAACTGATTCGGCACTGAATCTGGAACCTGTCGGTCAGTATCTCGGGCTGTCAACGCAGCCTTTGCAGACATTCTACAGGATCAACGTGGGGGGACAGAAGGTGACTCCTGAGAATGACACGCTCTGGCGGACATGGGTTACTGATCAGAGCTCCTTCTTAAATTCCACTCCCACTATACTTCACAATTTCCCAGGAAAGCTGAATTTCCAGAACGGATTGGCAACAGAGGAGGATGCACCGGACAGTGTCTACAATACTGTGAGGCGGTTGAATAGCTCCATGTCCAATATGACATGGCAATTTGATGTCGATGGCCGTTCAAGCTATCTCGTTCGGTTCCATTTCTGTGACATTGTGAGCAAGGCTCCTTATCAGCTCTTGTTTGATGTATATGTGGATAGCTGGTCGGTGGTGAGAGATCTAGATCTCTCCGATAAAGCATTTGGCAACTTGGCTGCACCATTTTACATTGATGCTGTCTTGCTATCAAGTGATCCATCTGGTAAGCTCAGTGTCAGCATTGGGCCTTCTACCGTAAAGATAGCAGCGCCGGATGGTATCCTGAATGGACTGGAGATCATGAAGATGAACATCAGTACAGGGTCTGTTTCCGTTGTGCAACCATCACTAGGGGGAAAGAGTCATCTCGGTGTCATATTGGGTTCTGTTCTCGGAGTTGTGGCTGCTGTCGTCATTGCTATTGTTGTCTGGATCTTCTTCAGGAGAAAAAACAAGCCGCATCCACCGCCAACAAGTCGGCCCTCAAGTTCTTGGACACCCCTCAATGATCTTAGCTTCCTTACCACAGGCAGCCGAACCAGCCGGACGACTCTTACATCTGGAACTTCGGGTGACACGAGCTACCGAATTCCTTTTGTTGTGCTGCAAGATGCGACAAATCACTTTGATGAGCAGATGGTCATTGGAGTTGGAGGCTTTGGGAAGGTCTACAAAGCAGTGATGCAGGATGGAAGCAAACTCGCAGTAAAGCGGGGCAACCAGAAGTCTCACCAAGGGCTGAGGGAGTTCCGGACGGAGATAGAACTGCTGTCAGGACTGCGACACCGTCATCTTGTGTCGCTCATTGGTTACTGTGATGAACACAATGAGATGATCttggtgtatgaatacatggagaAAGGAACTCTGAAGAGCCATCTGTATGGCGGTGATATGCCGCCTCTCAGCTGGAAGAAAAGACTGGAAATCTGCATTGGAGCAGCAAGAGGGCTCCACTACCTTCACACCGGTTTTGCCAAGTCAATCATACACCGTGACGTCAAGTCAGCAAACATCCTCCTCGATGAAAATCTCTTGGCCAAGGTTTCTGATTTTGGCCTGTCAAAGGTTGGGCCTGAATTCGATCAGACGCATGTCAGCACAGCAGTGAAAGGGAGCTTCGGATACCTTGATCCTGAGTACTTCCGGAGACAGAAGCTGACTGACAAATCAGATGTGTACTCGTTTGGTGTGGTGCTGCTCGAGGTGATTTGTGCGAGACCGGTTATCGACCCAACTCTTCCAAGGGACATGATTAACCTCGCGGAGTGGGCTATCAAGTGGCAAAAGAGGGGAGAGCTTGATCAGATTGTTGACCAGCGCATCGCTGGGACAGTCAGGCCTGAAGCACTGAGGAAGTTTGGAGAGACGGTGGAGAAATGCCTTGCAGAGTATGGTGTCGAGCGTCCTACCATGGGGGATGTGCTGTGGAACCTGGAGTTTGTGCTGCAGCTGCAGGAGGCAGGTCCAGACATGTCCAACATCGACAGTATGAATCAGATCTCTGAACTCCCTTCAAATGCAAACAGAGTAAGCTCCCTGGATATCAGCACTACAGATCAAAGCCACATGCCGATCGACTACTCCGAGATGTCGACAAGTAACGCCTTCTCGCAGCTAATCAATGCAGAAGGAAGGTGA
- the LOC136516908 gene encoding serine/arginine-rich splicing factor RS2Z33-like, translated as MPRYDDRYDYNDRYDRHGRHGSNTKLYVGQISPHTRTQDLEDLFSKYGRLRNVDLKRDFGFVEFSDPRDADDARHDLDGRRFDGSYIIVEFARGARRGPGGVPLDGRGPPFPGRCYNCGMDGHWVRDCKAGDWRDRCFRCGELGHIERNCKNSPKDLKRRRSYSRSPSPHHGKGRGRSYSRSLSPHHGRGRGRSYSRSPSHYPRGRGRSWSYSRSLSPRRNNFKADGEELPPRTSGYYSRSPRRSSPPRERA; from the exons ATGCCTCGATATGATGACCGATATGATTACAACGATCGATATGATCGCCATGGTCGACATGGAAGTAACACCAAGTTGTACGTGGGCCAAATTTCTCCGCATACCCGGACACAGGATCTTGAGGACCTTTTCAGCAAATATGGGAG ATTGCGCAATGTGGATCTGAAGAGGGACTTTGGCTTCGTT GAGTTCAGTGATCCTCGGGATGCAGATGATGCAAGGCATGACCTTGATGGCCGAAGATTTGATGGGAGTTACATCATTGTTGAATTTGCTAGAGGG GCCCGACGTGGTCCAGGAGGTGTTCCTCTAGATGGCAGAGGACCACCTTTTCCTGGCCGCTGCTATAACTGTGGAATGGATGGGCACTGGGTTCGTGATTGCAAAGCTGGTGACTGGAGAGATAGGTGCTTTCGGTGTGGAGAACTGGGCCATATAGAAAGAAACTGCAAGAACAGTCCTAAGGATCTGAA GCGCAGGAGGAGCTACTCGAGGTCTCCATCTCCTCACCATGGAAAGGGCCGAGGGAGAAGCTACTCAAGGTCTCTATCTCCTCACCATGGAAGGGGCCGAGGAAGAAGCTACTCGAGGTCTCCATCTCATTATCCTCGTGGGAGGGGCAGAAGCTGGAGTTACAG TCGGTCGCTTTCGCCAAGAAGGAACAACTTTAAGGCTGATGGTGAAGAATTGCCACCAAGAACCTCTGGTTATTACAGCCGCAGCCCCAGGAGGAGCTCCCCGCCAAGGGAGCGAGCTTAA